The Pyrus communis chromosome 9, drPyrComm1.1, whole genome shotgun sequence genome has a segment encoding these proteins:
- the LOC137745185 gene encoding transcription factor TGA2.3-like, whose product MGSRRVKVDANDGNKVVTDMPSFVPPVPTPNPSGTEGSSIRSSRISDFRTLEQTLGFRIEDAVDIGRSPMFSQNKLNRQAVGSSDAQFGGLNKLMPLQKEPQPNLLSVSRSNHENWGESNMADGSPRTDTSTDDTEDKNQKIEGNQMTALLASDSSDRSKEKSGDQKTLRRLAQNREAARKSRLRKKAYVQQLESSRLKLTQLEQELQRARQQGIFISSSGDQSHSMNGNGALAFDVEYARWLEEHNRQINELRAAVNSHAGDTELRTVIDNVIAHYDDIFRLKGTAAKADVFHILSGMWKTPAERCFMWIGGFRSSELLKLLVSQLEPLTEQQLVGIYNLQQSSQQAEDALSQGMEALQQSLSETLASGSPAPSGSSGNVANYMGQMAMAMGKLGTLDGFLRQADNLRQQTLQQMHRILTTRQSARALLAINDYFSRLRALSSLWLARPRE is encoded by the exons ATGGGCAGTAGAAGAGTGAAAGTTGATGCAAATGATGGTAATAAAGTTGTGACCGACATGCCGAGCTTTGTTCCTCCAGTACCCACACCCAATCCCAG TGGCACAGAGGGGAGCTCCATTCGTTCATCTCGGATTTCAGACTTTAGAACTCTTGAGCAAACTCTTGGATTTCGCATAGAGGATGCCGTTGACATTGGGAGAA GTCCAATGTTTAGTCAAAACAAGTTAAATCGCCAGGCAGTGGGAAGTAGTGATGCCCAATTTGGTGGTTTAAACAAG CTTATGCCACTGCAAAAAGAGCCACAGCCAAATTTGCTCTCTGTGTCACGTAGCAATCATGAGAACTGGGGGGAGTCCAATATGGCAGATGGAAGCCCCAGGACTGATACTTCAACAGATGACACAGAAGATAAAAATCAGAAG ATTGAAGGGAATCAAATGACTGCTCTTCTAGCTTCTGATTCCAGTGACAGGTCAAAAGAAAAATCTGGGGATCAAAAG ACCTTGCGTAGACTTGCTCAAAATCGTGAAGCTGCCAGGAAAAGCAGATTACGGAAAAAA GCATATGTACAACAACTTGAGAGTAGTCGGCTGAAATTAACTCAGCTCGAGCAAGAGCTTCAGCGAGCCCGTCAGCAG GGAATATTCATTTCAAGCTCTGGAGATCAATCACATTCAATGAATGGAAATG GTGCtttggcatttgatgtggaatATGCAAGGTGGCTAGAAGAGCACAACAGGCAAATAAATGAGTTGAGGGCTGCCGTTAATTCACATGCGGGTGACACTGAACTTCGTACTGTTATTGATAACGTCATTGCGCACTACGATGACATTTTTAGACTAAAGGGAACCGCAGCAAAAGCTGATGTTTTCCACATCTTATCAGGAATGTGGAAAACACCAGCTGAAAGGTGTTTCATGTGGATTGGCGGCTTCCGCTCATCTGAGCTCCTTAAG CTTCTGGTGAGTCAATTGGAACCCTTAACGGAGCAGCAATTGGTAGGTATTTATAACCTGCAGCAATCATCCCAGCAGGCTGAAGATGCTCTGTCACAAGGGATGGAGGCATTGCAGCAATCCCTGTCTGAGACCTTGGCAAGTGGCTCACCTGCGCCTTCAGGATCATCTGGGAATGTAGCAAACTATATGGGTCAAATGGCCATGGCCATGGGAAAGCTAGGAACCCTTGATGGGTTCCTCCGCCAG GCTGATAATCTTCGGCAACAAACATTGCAACAAATGCATCGTATACTGACGACTCGGCAATCAGCTCGTGCACTCCTTGCAATAAACGATTATTTTTCACGTCTTCGAGCCCTCAGTTCTCTATGGCTTGCCAGGCCTAGGGAGTGA